A part of Podarcis raffonei isolate rPodRaf1 chromosome 12, rPodRaf1.pri, whole genome shotgun sequence genomic DNA contains:
- the HHATL gene encoding protein-cysteine N-palmitoyltransferase HHAT-like protein isoform X1 → MGIKAQLPTYELGLYALVVAGAIVYSGQEIFESSRESMNRKAFRENIKPGWHYFGRKMDAADFEWAMWFTSFRNFIIFALSGHVLFAKICSMTTPQHRSVVYMAYGLLAVLGTMGSTYLMIVLSHCLVIYTISLVKQKWLCFIAGLCSLASFKVEPFSSWQNGFVTGNFDLQDVLFYGGTGFSIMRAMSFALENCERKEGNYSIFALLKYNFYLPFFFFGPVMTFDQFYDQVHISELRRKDYEMWHICVHAFVHLVAIMAVDVFFHFFYILTLPSDMKFVNHLSDWALAGLAYSNLVYDWVKAAVMFGVINTIARLDHLDPPQPPKCITMLYVFAETHFDRGINDWLCKYVYDYIGGNHDNILKELVATIATFLVTTLWLGPCEIVYIWSICNCFGLNFELWVQQFFQLKPFAAIEARMSEAMSRRIRGFFGAANFWAIVLYNILALNSLEFAILVATRILQTGFPLSTLSIWFITYCGVQLIKERERFLALQEEKGDKDKTE, encoded by the exons AAAGCATGAACCGAAAAGCTTTCCGGGAGAACATTAAACCAGGATGGCATTACTTTGGCAGGAAAATG GATGCAGCTGACTTTGAATGGGCCATGTGGTTCACTTCCTTCAGAAACTTCATCATCTTTGCCCTCTCTGGGCATGTTCTCTTCGCCAAGATCTGCTCCATGACGACTCCTCAA CACAGGTCTGTGGTTTACATGGCGTACGGGCTGCTGGCTGTGCTGGGAACAATGGGCAGCACTTACCTGATGATCGTCCTGTCCCACTGCTTGGTCATCTACACCATCTCGCTCGTTAAGCAGAAGTGGCTGTGTTTCATCGCGGGCCTTTGCAGCTTGGCTTCCTTCAAGGTGGAGCCGTTCAGCAGCTGGCAG AATGGGTTTGTAACAGGAAATTTTGATCTTCAAGATGTTCTCTTTTACGGAGGAACCGGCTTCAGCATCATGCGTGCCATGAGTTTTGCCCTGGAGAACTGCGAGAGGAAGGAAGGCAATTACTCCATCTTCGCCCTCCTGAAATACAATTTCTacctccccttctttttcttcggACCTGTCATGACCTTTGACCAGTTCTATGACCAG GTGCACATCAGTGAGTTGCGGCGCAAAGACTATGAGATGTGGCACATCTGTGTCCATGCTTTCGTCCATCTTGTGGCCATCATGGCAGTGGATGTCTTTTTCCACTTCTTCTATATCCTGACCCTTCCTTCGGACATGAAGTTTGTCAACCACCTCTCAGATTGGGCGTTGG CTGGCCTGGCTTACTCCAACCTGGTCTACGACTGGGTGAAAGCCGCAGTGATGTTTGGGGTCATCAACACCATCGCCAGGCTGGATCACCTGGACCCCCCTCAACCGCCCAAATGCATCACCATGCTCTACGTCTTTGCAGAAAC GCACTTTGACAGAGGGATTAACGACTGGCTATGCAA GTACGTCTACGATTATATCGGGGGCAATCACGACAACATCTTGAAGGAGCTGGTGGCAACCATCGCCACCTTCCTTGTGACCACCCTCTGGCTTGGTCCTTGCGAAATAGTTTACATCTGGTCCATCTGCAACTGCTTTGGCCTCAATTTCGAGCTGTGGGTGCAGCAGTTCTTTCAGCTGAAGCCGTTCGCCGCCATAGAG GCCAGAATGTCGGAGGCAATGTCCCGGCGGATCAGGGGCTTCTTTGGGGCAGCCAACTTCTGGGCTATCGTCCTGTACAACATCCTTGCCCTCAATAGCCTCGAATTCGCCATTCTCGTCGCCACTAGAATTCTCCAAACAG GTTTCCCCCTCAGCACATTATCCATCTGGTTCATCACTTACTGCGGTGTGCAGCTGATCAAGGAGAGAGAACGTTTCCTGGCTctccaggaggagaaaggagacaaGGACAAGACAGAGTaa
- the HHATL gene encoding protein-cysteine N-palmitoyltransferase HHAT-like protein isoform X2: MNRKAFRENIKPGWHYFGRKMDAADFEWAMWFTSFRNFIIFALSGHVLFAKICSMTTPQHRSVVYMAYGLLAVLGTMGSTYLMIVLSHCLVIYTISLVKQKWLCFIAGLCSLASFKVEPFSSWQNGFVTGNFDLQDVLFYGGTGFSIMRAMSFALENCERKEGNYSIFALLKYNFYLPFFFFGPVMTFDQFYDQVHISELRRKDYEMWHICVHAFVHLVAIMAVDVFFHFFYILTLPSDMKFVNHLSDWALAGLAYSNLVYDWVKAAVMFGVINTIARLDHLDPPQPPKCITMLYVFAETHFDRGINDWLCKYVYDYIGGNHDNILKELVATIATFLVTTLWLGPCEIVYIWSICNCFGLNFELWVQQFFQLKPFAAIEARMSEAMSRRIRGFFGAANFWAIVLYNILALNSLEFAILVATRILQTGFPLSTLSIWFITYCGVQLIKERERFLALQEEKGDKDKTE; encoded by the exons ATGAACCGAAAAGCTTTCCGGGAGAACATTAAACCAGGATGGCATTACTTTGGCAGGAAAATG GATGCAGCTGACTTTGAATGGGCCATGTGGTTCACTTCCTTCAGAAACTTCATCATCTTTGCCCTCTCTGGGCATGTTCTCTTCGCCAAGATCTGCTCCATGACGACTCCTCAA CACAGGTCTGTGGTTTACATGGCGTACGGGCTGCTGGCTGTGCTGGGAACAATGGGCAGCACTTACCTGATGATCGTCCTGTCCCACTGCTTGGTCATCTACACCATCTCGCTCGTTAAGCAGAAGTGGCTGTGTTTCATCGCGGGCCTTTGCAGCTTGGCTTCCTTCAAGGTGGAGCCGTTCAGCAGCTGGCAG AATGGGTTTGTAACAGGAAATTTTGATCTTCAAGATGTTCTCTTTTACGGAGGAACCGGCTTCAGCATCATGCGTGCCATGAGTTTTGCCCTGGAGAACTGCGAGAGGAAGGAAGGCAATTACTCCATCTTCGCCCTCCTGAAATACAATTTCTacctccccttctttttcttcggACCTGTCATGACCTTTGACCAGTTCTATGACCAG GTGCACATCAGTGAGTTGCGGCGCAAAGACTATGAGATGTGGCACATCTGTGTCCATGCTTTCGTCCATCTTGTGGCCATCATGGCAGTGGATGTCTTTTTCCACTTCTTCTATATCCTGACCCTTCCTTCGGACATGAAGTTTGTCAACCACCTCTCAGATTGGGCGTTGG CTGGCCTGGCTTACTCCAACCTGGTCTACGACTGGGTGAAAGCCGCAGTGATGTTTGGGGTCATCAACACCATCGCCAGGCTGGATCACCTGGACCCCCCTCAACCGCCCAAATGCATCACCATGCTCTACGTCTTTGCAGAAAC GCACTTTGACAGAGGGATTAACGACTGGCTATGCAA GTACGTCTACGATTATATCGGGGGCAATCACGACAACATCTTGAAGGAGCTGGTGGCAACCATCGCCACCTTCCTTGTGACCACCCTCTGGCTTGGTCCTTGCGAAATAGTTTACATCTGGTCCATCTGCAACTGCTTTGGCCTCAATTTCGAGCTGTGGGTGCAGCAGTTCTTTCAGCTGAAGCCGTTCGCCGCCATAGAG GCCAGAATGTCGGAGGCAATGTCCCGGCGGATCAGGGGCTTCTTTGGGGCAGCCAACTTCTGGGCTATCGTCCTGTACAACATCCTTGCCCTCAATAGCCTCGAATTCGCCATTCTCGTCGCCACTAGAATTCTCCAAACAG GTTTCCCCCTCAGCACATTATCCATCTGGTTCATCACTTACTGCGGTGTGCAGCTGATCAAGGAGAGAGAACGTTTCCTGGCTctccaggaggagaaaggagacaaGGACAAGACAGAGTaa